CTCCCGTGCAAACACCACCCAAATCTCCCACCGCAAGCGGATGGGGCACCCCTCCTGCGGCGGACCTTCGGCGCAGAGATGCGACCCTGGCGCTACCGGGTTCTCGTGCCGCATCTACGGACAATCCACAGGCGGTGGACCACCGGTGAACATGAAGTCTACAAGAGTGACCAGGTCGGCGATATCAATGTCGGACAGGCTTTCAGCCGTCCCGACGGCACAACAACTACCGTCGATGTTGGCCTCTTCGGTGCACGGCGGAACCGGCCCTCCTGTGAACATGTAGTCGACTAACCAAACCAGATCGCCGATGTCGATGTCGACATTGCCGTCGATGATGCCGTCCACGTTACCACGCCTGTCTTCGCAGCAAGTCTCACTCGGCGGTGTGACCAGCAAGCTATCGAACAGCATGACCTCCGGCGCCGACATACCAAACGTCGACCAGAGGCTGTACAGAGTATCACCCCAGTCATCGGTCACGTTCTCGTCGCGCAGGAACTCGATGTATTCCTTGCTCGTAGTCTGATACAGAAGCTTCGCGAATATCCTGACTGCGCCTGGAGAAATCATATAGTCGGTGTCGTCCCAGAATTGTCCATCGGCATAACTATAGGCTACCGGAGGAGATTGTATTGTGGTGTAGTCGACATTGGTAAACCCGCGCGGTGGAATGCGGTTGTCGCTATACACGGTGTCATTCAGCACAAAGTGAAATGACGGACCTGCGGGCAAGCCGATGATGCCGCTTAGACTGTTTGAGATACCCGGTTTGATCTCGTAAACTTTGGCCGCGGCATCGTGGGTCAGAACTGCCGTGGTGCTGTCGTAGGCGCCTGACTCATAGATCAACTGGTCGCTGCTGTCGAAGACCTGGATGTTGAGCCAGATACGTCTCCCTTCCGGATAGCCCGATGGCAGTTTGTGACCGGTTTCATTCACAACACGAACTGTCAAGGCGAGACTGTCGCCTGATTCCGTAACTGTCAGTTGCATACTGGCTGCTTTCTGAAGCATACCCCGCGCTCGCGCAATACCAGCATCCAATGCCGCCGGGTCTGTCTCACCGGGAAAGACAGACTCAATGATGAGAGGCACGAAAGTATTGCCGCCGGTCATGTCATGCAGCGGGAGATCGTCGCGCTCCGGCGCGCCGTTCTTGTTGCAGCCAACGCCGGTGACATCTTTAAGATGACAATCCTGGCACGTCCTCACCGTGTCTTTGTTACCGCCGAACTGTGGGGCATAGACTCCTTCGGGCGTGTTGTAGGCGCTGTGTAGCCATTCGCTGTAGGTGCGCTCAACCGGGAACATACTGCGTGGATCAAAATCAGGTGCGGGTGAACCGAAAGTGTTGGGAACGTAAGCGCCACTACTGTCCCGCGTGAAGGCAGGATTACTGACATCGTGGCAGGTTCCGCATAATGCCGACGAAGGATGCAGGGGAGAGTAAAGATACTGATGCCGTGCCTCAGCCTCGACATACGGGCCGCGTTTGGAATTGTCGGAATCTGTGATGTACATGCCGTTGGCAGCATGCGTCGGGATGGTACTCATGGTGGCCAGGTAGTTTTGATCTGCGGCGAATGTTTCTGCGTTATAGGCGGAATCGTTGGGGTACGGATTCACGCCCACCGGCGACGGTGTCACCAGCTTGTGGCAGAAATCGCATGTAACTCCTTCCCGGTCGCTTGCAGTAAGAGCCGATCCATCGGTGGGTATCGAGCGACCCTCCAGCCAACCTTGAGGTGTGTGACAGCGAATACACAGATCGCCGCTTTCCGGAGCATCCTGATTGGCGATCGTCATCGTGGCCAGAAACAGCGGGTCTCGCATAGCTTGCGACATCATGCTGCCGCGCCAGACGAAGGCCTGTTCTACGGTCGGGTCATAACCGCCGTGACAGTTATCGCATTTGTCCGGTGTTTCAAGATTGCCAGTCTCACCCGGCTGTGATCCCGGCAAGAAGAAATCGTCTATGGTGGTAGGCACTTGTGCCCACGCCATCAGCGCTCCCCCGACGATCAGTAGTGCTATTGTCTTGGCAACTACACGCACAGGCACCTCTCAGCTTAATATCGCGCAGCAAAACCAAACTCCCCGAGCTACTCGAAACAGTGTCTCGGGCGACTGTTCTTCATCCTGTTAATATAGGGGAAAAGCCAGAAAAGGCAATGTCATTGTCGGTCAGGCAAGGCGGCACAACCTCATGCTGAGCGGAGTCGAAGCATGAACCCAGTTTAGTTATCTGCGAAGGTGGGAATCCATCTTCTCTCTACTTAGTCATTCTGGCGAAGGCCAGAGTCCATCTTCTCTCTACTTAGTCATTCTGGCGAAGGCCAGAAACCAGCCTTCGCCTACGCCAGTTCAGGACTCCTGTGGCCCCGGCCACCCCCGTAACCCATAAGGACGATTCATGGATGTCACCCTGAGCGCAGTCGAAGGGTCCCCCTCATCACTTTTCACCCCGAGCGGAGTCGAGGGGTGACCTGCACCGGAATCCATCTTCTCCGTCTCTGTCATTCCGGGCTTTGACCCGGAATCCATCTTCTCCTGCAACCGTTGCAGCAGCCGAATCGCCCGCGTCAATTGCCGATCAAGACGCATCTCATAGAACATCAGACTCTTGCGAAACGACTCCCCCGGCACAGACTTGGAACCGACAAGATTCGCGTTATGTTGCGCGACAGTTTCATCATCGATCTCATCGGCATCGCCCTGGAATCCGAAAAAGTTGCCACGTTCGATATCATCGGCGGCATCTTCCAACTGACGGTTGATA
This DNA window, taken from Candidatus Zixiibacteriota bacterium, encodes the following:
- a CDS encoding multiheme c-type cytochrome; translation: MRVVAKTIALLIVGGALMAWAQVPTTIDDFFLPGSQPGETGNLETPDKCDNCHGGYDPTVEQAFVWRGSMMSQAMRDPLFLATMTIANQDAPESGDLCIRCHTPQGWLEGRSIPTDGSALTASDREGVTCDFCHKLVTPSPVGVNPYPNDSAYNAETFAADQNYLATMSTIPTHAANGMYITDSDNSKRGPYVEAEARHQYLYSPLHPSSALCGTCHDVSNPAFTRDSSGAYVPNTFGSPAPDFDPRSMFPVERTYSEWLHSAYNTPEGVYAPQFGGNKDTVRTCQDCHLKDVTGVGCNKNGAPERDDLPLHDMTGGNTFVPLIIESVFPGETDPAALDAGIARARGMLQKAASMQLTVTESGDSLALTVRVVNETGHKLPSGYPEGRRIWLNIQVFDSSDQLIYESGAYDSTTAVLTHDAAAKVYEIKPGISNSLSGIIGLPAGPSFHFVLNDTVYSDNRIPPRGFTNVDYTTIQSPPVAYSYADGQFWDDTDYMISPGAVRIFAKLLYQTTSKEYIEFLRDENVTDDWGDTLYSLWSTFGMSAPEVMLFDSLLVTPPSETCCEDRRGNVDGIIDGNVDIDIGDLVWLVDYMFTGGPVPPCTEEANIDGSCCAVGTAESLSDIDIADLVTLVDFMFTGGPPPVDCP